CTGGTCCTTGAGGGTGATGGCGATCTCGCTGGCGATGCCCACCTCGCCGGTCTGGGGCGCGGTGATGTCAAGCGCGGTCAGGACCGTCACGCCCACGGCCACGGTTATCTGGTCCTGCGTAAGTCCAGCGGCGCTAGCCGTGACGGTGTAGAGGTTAGCCTGTGTGCTGCGGAAGCGGAACTGAGCGCTGCTCTGGCCCTGCGGAACGGTAAGCTGGTTGTTCTGGAGGGGATTGCCCTGCGCGTCGCTGAACTCCGCGCCCTGGGCGGGGTTAGCGGCAAGGGTCACGGTGACACCGCCTGCTCCCGCAGGAGCCACGTTGCCGAAATCATCCCTCAGGGTGATGGTGTAGGTCCCCCAGGTGTTGGTGGCGAGGTAGCTCGGTCCGGCAAGCTCGAGTGCCGCGGGCTCACCAGGCAGGACCTCGAAGGTAACGGAGCCGGACTCCAGCCCGGAAGCAGTGGCGGTGATGGTGATGTCGCCCGCGGTCATGGGGGTCCAGGTTACCTGCTCAGACTCACTGGCATTCTGCGGAATTGTTGCCTCAGCAGTCTCCTGCTCGCCTTCAAAGTTCGCCTGCGGGTCGTTGTCGCTGAGGGTTACGGTGATGCCCTCCGCCGCAACGGCGCCCAGGTTGCCGTGCTGGTCCGCGAGCACAACCACCAGACTCTGGGGAGTGCCCGCCGTCACCTGGGTGCCGTCGGCAATGGGGGTGCCGCTCTCATCGGCTATCACCAGGCTGGCGGGGGCAGCAGGAACGATCGTCACTGTCCCTGTCTGACCGGTATCGCCCGTGTGCGAGGTGCGGACGGTGATGTTGTAGTCACCAGCAGTGGTGGGGTTGACGACGCCGGAGATGGTGACGGTCACGGTAGAGTTCTCCGGAATCCCCGCTCCCGTGTAGAAGAGTTGGAAGACGCGCGGAGTGGGGTGGTTTACCTCAAAGTCGGGCGTGACCTCCCACGCGTCGGGGTACACGGCGTACACCACGCTCGTCACCTGCGCGTCCTGCGGGTTGAAGCCCGCCGGGAAGGTGATGGTCACGCTGTCGCCGGTAGCCAACCCGTCACTCTCAAACCCAAAAGCCACTTCGTACTCCGCCGTTGCGCCCGCGGCCGTGTCGTCCGCCACCACGGTTACGTTGCCCACGTGCGCCAGCGCAGGTACCGCCGGCAAAAGCGCCACGAGCAAAGCAAGAAGAGCAATGATAGAAATTACCTTACGCCTGGCTTTCTTGGAAGAAATAGCCATAGACAGGTTTCACCTCTCCTTTCCTTAATAAAATTTCACAATTGGGTGTTCACGGAAAGCTTTCAAGCACTGGGTTTCGAAAAACCACCTCCTCGCTGCGGCTTTTTAAAGAGCGAGTACCACCTCCCGGAGCGAAAAATGCGAAAAAAGCAAGAAGAGGAGGCCAAAAAAGACCTCCTCTTCAATTGCCTCTCAAGGGCTTTTGTTGAGTTGCAGGAACCTGCAGCCGGCAGACTAGCAGAAATGAACCCCTTTTATCCCGGCCGTCTCGATCCTCACCAGCCTCTTGCACTTGGAGCACTTGATCTCGATCACGTCCCCCGCCACGACGCAGATGAGGCGGTTGCAGACGCATCTCAGCTCTCCTTGGGGCACCTCGCCCCTTTCCGGGGCGCAGGCAAGGCCCGCTTTCAGGCCCCCCAAATCTCTCTCTCGCATACCTGAGACCTCTTTCCGGCAGCAAAATCCCCCAGCGCGGCAAAATTCGACAAGTGAGACACAGGACGCTAAAAACAAAACGAAGAGGAGTGCTTTTGAGTCTCCTCTTCGATTGCCTCTTAAGGGCTTTCGTGGAGTGGTCCTCGCCGGGCGGCTCCGCTCTGCTGCCTGCCGCTCCGGGCCGGACGCTCCTCCGGCGGCCGCACTGGCCCTGGTTCTAAACTAATATATACGCCAACTTTCCCATTTTTCCTCCCTGATTCCGCAAAGTTTTTTGTGTAATGATTCTTCGAATTCTGTCGAAGCCGCGCCGGCACCTTCTCCATTCAGCTGGGAAATTTAAAGATATTCAGATTTATCATACAAAATTAGAGGTACTCGATTTGCTTAATGCTGGAAACGGAAATTTTTATTAATCTTTTGCACTTCGGGCATTTGATCTCGATCGCCCCGTCCTGAACCTTACAAATTAAACGGTTACAGATGCATCTCAACTCTCCCTGCAACTCGCTGTTCTTTTCCGCTGCACTTATTATACTCATTTTCGAACTCAAACTCCTTTTTAGGCTTCCTGGACTCTTCCCTTCCCCTCCTATAAGATAACGAACCCTCTTTTTGACAAGAAATTTTCTGAGTTGTATTCTGCCAATTCCATTATAAACCAGGGACCCCGACATATACGGTCGGTTAAATCCAAAAAACTAAAAATTTAATATGCTTGAAACTAAGAAACCACCACCTCCTTTCCGGCAACAATCTCAACTTCGTAAAAAACAAAAGAGGAGTCAGAAGTATAAACGTACTTCTGATCTCCTCTTCGGTGGCCTCTCGGGCTTCCGTTCTTCTGCGGCCTCTGGGGCTTCCGTTGAGTTTGGTTCAGTATGGGTAGCGAAAAGAAATAAAATAAAAGAAATAAAAAAGATATGTTTCATCCGGAGACGCGAGAGTAGACGCTGGATTTCTCCGGGAAGGGATTTGGGCTTTATATTATTATACATTATGGAGTATTCGCTAAAGTTCCGGCAATTCCTGCCCCAAAATTGACGTGTACTATATAAATTAATGTCGAATAGTGTCGTTAGATCCTGATTTCGCCCCTAGCAGGAAACAGGAGGCCTGCAGGAGAAATAAAAGAGTGGTTTGTAATTTAAAAATCGTCTTAAATGGGCGGCTTAAAAGTGTTCCGGGGAGGCAGGGAAATGACGGCACCGGATACGCACAGAGAAGGAAACAGAGAAAATCGGGACAGAAAAAGACCGGAGGGGGAAAGCCGGAGGTGCGAAACCCGCAGCCCGGGGAAGCTGGAAAACCAGGAGATTATCTGCATTTCTTCAGTGGATTGGGACCCCATCTGGACGCGGAAGCAGCAGGTGATGTCCCGCCTGCCTAAATCAAACCGGATTCTCTACGTGGAGCCGCCGATTTCCCTCCTTTCGCCTTTCAAGGACCCGGCCTGCTGGAAGAAGTGGAGAACCTGGCGAGAGGGCTTGCGCCGGTGGAGCGAGAACATCTACCTTTACTCTCCCCCTGTGGTCCTCCCCTTTGGGAACATTTACCGTCCCGTGAACTGGCTGAACCAGGCCTGGCTCGCCCCGGCCCTGCGCGCCGCAGCCCGTGCCCTCGGGTTCAAGCGCCCCATTCTCTGGACATACCTCCCCAATACCGCGGACCTTGTGGGAAAGCTGGGAGAAAAGCTGGTGGTTTACGACTGTGTGGACGAGCACGCCGCCTATACCGGGTTTCGCCCGGAGACGGTCAACACCCTGGAGCAAAAGCTCCTGAAGCTCGCCGACATTGTTTTCGTGACGGCAAGGGGCCTTTACGAGGCAAAAAAACCTTACTGCCGGGAAATCCACCTGATCCCCAACGCCGCCGATGTCGCCCATTTCAGGCGCGCCCTTGACCCGGAAACACCCCTGGCCCCGGAATTAAAGGGGCTCCCCCGCCCTGTTATCGGTTTCGTAGGCGTAATCCAGGACTGGATCGACCTTGACCTGATTGCCGAACTTGCCCGGAGGCGGCCCGCCTGGTCATTTGCTCTGGTGGGGCCCGCAGGGCCGGGGGTAAACCTGAGTTCCCTCCAGGGCATGGCTAACGTCCACCTCCTGGGGAGGCGGGAGAAAGAGGTCCTCCCCAGCTACTTTAAAGGTTTCGACCTCTGCCTGAACCCTTTTCGCCTGAACAAACTGACGGCAACGGTCAGCCCGCTCAAATTCTACGAGTACCTGGCCTCAGGAAAACCGGTGGTTTCCGTTCCCCTACCGGAGGTGGAACCCTTTTCCGGCGCGGTGGAGATCGCCCGGACGCCGGACGAATTCCTGCAAAAAATCGAAAAAGCACTCACCTCGGAAGCGCCGGAGCAGCAGGCGGCCCGCCTGAATCTTGCCGCCGCAAACTCCTGGGAGCAGCGGGTGGCAGAAATAATGGCGAAAATCGCCACCCACCTCAAAGAAAATTGACCTCACCGGCCTATCCAGAGGGTTTCGCCTTCGCCAATTTTCTTGAGCTCCGGATCACCTGTCATCAACAAACTTCCAGCGGCCCTGGCGGTGGCCAGGGCAAAAGCATCCCCGTAAGGATCAAGAAACAAAAAACAGGCTGCTTTGGAAGGAACTCCAGGGGCATCTGAAGAAATTATGGAGTTGAAGAATTACCGGCAGGAACAGCAGAGGTCACGGCTCGCTGCCAGCTATTCAGAAAGTAAGGAAGAAAGGAAGGAAGCTTATGGAAACGGAAAGAAGAATTGCAATTTTCGGGCTCGGTTTTGTCGGACTACCCCTCGCCCTCAGCTTCGCCCTAAGGGGCTGCCGGGTAACCGGCGTTGACGTTGACGAAAAACTGGTGGGCAATTTGAACGAGGGCATCACCCACCACCTGGAAGCTTACCGGGGCACGCCGATTCAAGAAATCCTCAAGGAGCAGTTGCAAACCGGAGGGTTCAAGGCGACGACCGACCCGGGTCCCGCCCTCGCCGCCTGCGACAACATCATCGTCACGGTAGGAGTTCCTGTCACCAACGGCGTCCCGGACCCCAACCCCGTGAGAATGGCTGTAACAGCCATCGCCCGGGGCCTGCGGCCCCGCCAGCTTGTCCTGATCCGCAGCACCTTAACACCGGGGACGACCCGGCGGGTGCTCCAGCCCCTCCTTGAAGCCTCGGGGCTGAAAGCTGAAGAGGACTTCTATCTTGCTTACGCCGCGGAGCGCATTGCCGAGGGGCGCGCCTTCGACGAATTCGAAAACATGCCCACCGTCGTTTCCGGGGTGGGCCCGCGCAGCTTGCAGCGCGCCCGGGAAGTTCTCGGAATTGTAACACAGGCGGAATTAGTGGAGGCCAGCTCCATTGAAGTGGGAGAAGCGGCCAAGGTTTTGGAAAACATCGCCCGGGACGTGGACATCGCCCTGGTCAACGAGTTCGCCCGTTTCACAAAAGCGCTGGGGATCGACATTTTTGAAGTAGTAAAAGTCGCCAACACCCACACGAGGGTGAACCTCCTTCTCCCCGGTCCCGGAGTCGGCGGCTACTGCGTGCCCAACGCTCTTTACTACCTGCTGCCCCGGGCCCTGGAGTTCAACCTCAACCTCCGCATTTTTCCAACGGCCCGGCAGATCAACGATGAGGCTCCTGTTTACGTGGCAGGGCTGGTCTTAAAAAATCTACCGGTTCCCCCGGCCCGGGCAAAGGTAGCCATCTTCGGCATCGCAATGAAAGATTATTCCAACGACGACCGGCTCAGCCCCGCGCATACCGTCATCAAGGTGCTTCAAACGGCGGGAGTGGAGGTCAAGGCCTTCGACCCGGCAGTTCCTACCCGCTACCCCTTTTCGGCCGCAACCCTGGAGGAGGCCCTGCGAGGCGTCCATGGTATTGTAGTGCTCGCCAGGCAGCGGGATCTTGACTACCAGAATCTCGCTTTCTTCAGGGAACTGATGAGCAACGAGGGGCCCTTCATCGTGGACACGCGGCATATTTACAGCCGCGCCGCTGTAGAACAGGCGGGCTTCCACCTGGAAACCCTGTAAACCGCCCCCTTCTCCCCTGAGGCGGGTTTCCTGAATTCGAGTAAACCCACAAAAAATAAAACGGGAACCTGTTCTTACCCAGATCTGACAAGAGAGAGCCTGCACGGAAGCAAGGCTCTCTCGTCGTTTTCATGTCCCCTATCGAAGTCTCTCCTCATAGTCGCTGTAAGGACCTTTCGCTGTTTAATTCTTCTCTCTTTTATCCATATTAAGAAAGAAACCCGGACCGGAAAGGGTACAATTTTTTAAAGGAGGCAGGCAGGATGGATGTCTTTGTTGACCCTGATCTCTGCATCAGTTGCGGCACGTGCATTGACCTCTGCCCGGAGGTATTCGACTGGGACGAAGACGGAAAGGCCCGCGGTCTTTACGACGAAGTCCCGAACGACCTCGAGGACTGCGCCAAGGAGGCTGTCGAAAACTGCCCGGTCTACGCCATCAAAGAGACCAATTAGCCTAGCCGGTAAAGACCCGGGGGTGCCTGGGTTTCGGCCTAAATCGGGAGTTTCTGTTTCAGGGTGAGCACCGGCGCGAAGAGGTCGCCGAACCGTTCAAAGCGCCGGAAAACCTGCCCGGCATCAAAGACAAGCAATTCCGGGTCTTTTTTTGCAAGGGCGGACGCGACCTCCGCCCAGGTTACTGGTGTGGATACGGTGGGGCGTTCCTGGGCCCGGAGGGAGTAGACGCAGATGGTCGTCTTGTGGTCGTCATTTTGGCTCCAGTCAATGAAGACCTTGCCGGTCCGTAGTTTCTTATTCATCTTCGAAACCACCAGGTTGGGATGCCGCTCTTCCAGGAGTTCAGCGCACGCCTTCGCGAAGTTCTTCGTTTGTTCATAGGTGGCCGGGGCTTTGAGCGGGACGTAAACCTGCAGGCCTTTCAAGCCTGATGTTTTCGGAAAACTCTGCAGTCCCAAGTGCTCGAAAAAATCGCGCAGCCACATTCCGACCTGTGAACATTCAATAATGGTGGCCGGGGGGCCGGGGTCAAGATCGAAGACCAGAACCGTAGGGGTAAGGGGGTCGCGCGCGAGGGAGAGGGAGGTGTGCAGCTCGAGGGCGGCCAGGTTAACCGCCCAAACCAGGGACGGCAGATCATTAAGGATGCAAAAATTAATCTTCCGGTCATTGCTTTCGCTCCAGACAGGTGCCGTGCGCAGCCAGTCGGGCCGGTAATCCGGGCATTCCTTTTGATAAAAAAATTTGCCCAGCACCCCGTCAGGGTAGCGCTTAAAAGTAACCGGGCGATCCTTAAGGTGCGGCAGCAGCGCCGGGGCAATCCGGCTGTAGTAATTAATGACCTGCGCCTTGTTAAAGCCGCTCAACGGATACAATACTTTATCGAGATTCGAAAGCTGGAGGTTTTTACCTTCAACAATCACCGTTGTTTTGTTTAACATCTCTTCCTAAGAAACCCTACCTTGAAAATATGTCCCGATTTATCCTTGCGCTTGCTCCCGGACTCCGGTCGGTTGCCAGGCAAGCACTTCCACTCGCTCCTGATTCCGCACCCAGCACTCACTGTTGCTTTCGTGAGCCAAGAAAGACACAAAACGGAAGATCAAGACAAAGGCTAATTATGTTCAGAGTTCCTCGGTGAGTGCTGGGCTTGCTTCGGGCGCAAGGATAACCCTTTATTTTCGTCCTTCTGGTGGTGCCGCCTGGGCGGCATGAGTGTCTGCCCTGCAAGGAATAGTTCGCACGGCTATAGTATGGCAGCAAGAGGCGAAAAATTATACTGGTCATATATTTGCTTTGATTGTACATACTAAGATTGTGAAAACCAAAACATTAATGAAAGGATGGTTCTGATGACAATCGGAGTAAAAATTAACCAGGTTTTGGCTTCTTTAGAAAGCGCGGCTGCAGAACTCAAAACTTTTGCGCTGGATACGCAGGACAGTAATGCCAAAACAATGTTTTCTCAGTATGCGTCCCAACTAGAGGATATAGCAAACGGTCTCAAAGGACGCGTTAGTTATATTGAACAACAGGAGCCGCAGTACAAGGTTTTTGAACAGGAAAATCTCTAACAATACAAGGTTCTCGAGAAACTGAGGGCCCCTTTGGTTGGGAAGTTGCCGGGTGGATCCGGCTTTCTCTTTCAATTTCGTGGAACCGGCCTGAACTCAAGCGCACGTAAGATTATTTTAACAGGGATGAATAACTGCTTTGAATTACCTGACCCTGTACAGGACCGGTGAATTGCAGCACAAGATTAAGGAACTTAAGAAACTCCTGAACCCGTGCAAACTGTGCCCCCGGGAATGTGGAGCTGAAAGACTGGCCGGGGAGAGAGGAGAATGTGGAGCCGGGGAACAGGCAGAGATATCCGGCTCGGGCGCGCATTTTGGGGAAGAACCCCAACTCGTCGGGCAAGGGGGTTCGGGGACGATATTTTTTGCCTTTTGCAGTCTCCGCTGCGTCTTCTGCCAGAACTACGAAATCAGCCGGGGAAAGGAAAAATACGGGGTAAGCACGAAAAAATTGGCTCATATAATGATCGGGCTGCAGGAGAAGGGGTGTGTCAACATCAACCTGGTCACCCCCACCCACTACGTACCACAGATTATCGAAGCATTAGAGGTGGCCTGCGACTTGGGGCTGCACCTGCCACTGGTCTATAACTGCAGCGGATACGAGAGAGTGAGCGTCCTGCGTAAATTAGATGGAATCATCGACATTTACCTGCCCGACATCAAGTATGCCAGTGCTGAGATCGCCCGTAAATATTCTCGCATTTCGGATTACCCCCGGGTCGCAAAGGCAGCTCTGAAAGAAATGCACCGCCAGGTAGGCGATCTGGTTCTTGACGACAGGAGAGTAGCCGTACGCGGGCTGATCATCCGGCATTTGGTGATGCCGGGTGGCCTGGGCGGAACAGCAGAGTTGATGCGTTTTATCGCGCGGGAAGTCTCCCCCAGCAGTTGGATCAACATTATGGACCAGTACTATCCAACTTATCTGGCGTACAGGTTTCCCGAAATTGCCCGCCGGATCACGCCGCAAGAATTTAAAGAGGCTTTAACGGCAGCCCACAAAGCCAGTCCCCAATTTCACCTCGTGTAAGGATTACTTCCTGATTTTCGAGGATTTTTCCGAAAAATCGGCAGATATAACAAAAATGCGGAGGATAAATTCCCTAATAAGCCTTTCCGTAAGCATATACCCGGTGCGAACAAACCG
The Bacillota bacterium DNA segment above includes these coding regions:
- a CDS encoding nucleotide sugar dehydrogenase — translated: METERRIAIFGLGFVGLPLALSFALRGCRVTGVDVDEKLVGNLNEGITHHLEAYRGTPIQEILKEQLQTGGFKATTDPGPALAACDNIIVTVGVPVTNGVPDPNPVRMAVTAIARGLRPRQLVLIRSTLTPGTTRRVLQPLLEASGLKAEEDFYLAYAAERIAEGRAFDEFENMPTVVSGVGPRSLQRAREVLGIVTQAELVEASSIEVGEAAKVLENIARDVDIALVNEFARFTKALGIDIFEVVKVANTHTRVNLLLPGPGVGGYCVPNALYYLLPRALEFNLNLRIFPTARQINDEAPVYVAGLVLKNLPVPPARAKVAIFGIAMKDYSNDDRLSPAHTVIKVLQTAGVEVKAFDPAVPTRYPFSAATLEEALRGVHGIVVLARQRDLDYQNLAFFRELMSNEGPFIVDTRHIYSRAAVEQAGFHLETL
- a CDS encoding DUF1657 domain-containing protein, which codes for MTIGVKINQVLASLESAAAELKTFALDTQDSNAKTMFSQYASQLEDIANGLKGRVSYIEQQEPQYKVFEQENL
- a CDS encoding glycosyltransferase; amino-acid sequence: MTAPDTHREGNRENRDRKRPEGESRRCETRSPGKLENQEIICISSVDWDPIWTRKQQVMSRLPKSNRILYVEPPISLLSPFKDPACWKKWRTWREGLRRWSENIYLYSPPVVLPFGNIYRPVNWLNQAWLAPALRAAARALGFKRPILWTYLPNTADLVGKLGEKLVVYDCVDEHAAYTGFRPETVNTLEQKLLKLADIVFVTARGLYEAKKPYCREIHLIPNAADVAHFRRALDPETPLAPELKGLPRPVIGFVGVIQDWIDLDLIAELARRRPAWSFALVGPAGPGVNLSSLQGMANVHLLGRREKEVLPSYFKGFDLCLNPFRLNKLTATVSPLKFYEYLASGKPVVSVPLPEVEPFSGAVEIARTPDEFLQKIEKALTSEAPEQQAARLNLAAANSWEQRVAEIMAKIATHLKEN
- a CDS encoding radical SAM protein, producing the protein MNYLTLYRTGELQHKIKELKKLLNPCKLCPRECGAERLAGERGECGAGEQAEISGSGAHFGEEPQLVGQGGSGTIFFAFCSLRCVFCQNYEISRGKEKYGVSTKKLAHIMIGLQEKGCVNINLVTPTHYVPQIIEALEVACDLGLHLPLVYNCSGYERVSVLRKLDGIIDIYLPDIKYASAEIARKYSRISDYPRVAKAALKEMHRQVGDLVLDDRRVAVRGLIIRHLVMPGGLGGTAELMRFIAREVSPSSWINIMDQYYPTYLAYRFPEIARRITPQEFKEALTAAHKASPQFHLV
- the ligD gene encoding non-homologous end-joining DNA ligase — its product is MLNKTTVIVEGKNLQLSNLDKVLYPLSGFNKAQVINYYSRIAPALLPHLKDRPVTFKRYPDGVLGKFFYQKECPDYRPDWLRTAPVWSESNDRKINFCILNDLPSLVWAVNLAALELHTSLSLARDPLTPTVLVFDLDPGPPATIIECSQVGMWLRDFFEHLGLQSFPKTSGLKGLQVYVPLKAPATYEQTKNFAKACAELLEERHPNLVVSKMNKKLRTGKVFIDWSQNDDHKTTICVYSLRAQERPTVSTPVTWAEVASALAKKDPELLVFDAGQVFRRFERFGDLFAPVLTLKQKLPI
- a CDS encoding ferredoxin, with the translated sequence MDVFVDPDLCISCGTCIDLCPEVFDWDEDGKARGLYDEVPNDLEDCAKEAVENCPVYAIKETN
- a CDS encoding Com family DNA-binding transcriptional regulator encodes the protein MSIISAAEKNSELQGELRCICNRLICKVQDGAIEIKCPKCKRLIKISVSSIKQIEYL